In one Oryza glaberrima chromosome 2, OglaRS2, whole genome shotgun sequence genomic region, the following are encoded:
- the LOC127761499 gene encoding uncharacterized protein LOC127761499, producing the protein MAATGWSDLPSELLSEIAGGLVELGDIARFRSVCSSWRAAAGGAAAAPPPQPPWLLLPSSPSRLFFCPREDRLYPDLRMPALTAEAHHRRRRRRLYASPHGWTLAIDPTDLAASLLHPFTGAVCALPPLPAFFAETDDLAWDWSPHGVMASCGEGLLFYASDPPAAAWAPIPAMADCNASSINYSGGEFFVFEEDVCRTTIVDALTLAIAAVIPAPAVELPSEARIAVAGDELFLLVKSKWMYLFGDDIDFSKVFRVDHRSVDSAWQELTGIGGRALFVDSLHGFAMETAGFENLEGNTIYSVTTKEVNDRRSTTVKYSVSVFSLEHRSSKKLACRLNKLEMALRGETPSWIIPSLNEG; encoded by the coding sequence atggccgcaACGGGCTGGTCCGACCTGCCGTCGGAGCTCCTCTCCGAGAtcgccggcggcctcgtcgAGCTGGGGGACATCGCGCGGTTCCGGTCGGTCTGCTCCtcctggcgcgcggcggcgggtggggcggcggccgcgcccccgccgcagccgccgtggCTGCTTCTCCCGTCCTCCCCCTCCAGGCTCTTCTTCTGCCCGCGGGAGGACCGCCTCTACCCGGACCTGCGGATGCCCGCCCTCACGGCGGaggcccaccaccgccgccgccgccgccgcctctacgCCTCCCCGCACGGGTGGACGCTCGCCATCGACCCCACTGACCTCGCCGCGTCGCTCCTCCACCCCTTCACCGGCGCCGTCTGcgccctcccgccgctcccggcctTCTTCGCCGAGACGGACGACCTGGCCTGGGACTGGTCGCCGCACGGCGTCATGGCGTCCTGCGGCGAGGGACTCCTCTTCTACGCCTCcgacccgcccgccgccgcctgggccCCGATCCCCGCCATGGCCGACTGCAACGCGAGCAGCATCAACTACTCCGGTGGCGAGTTCTTCGTCTTCGAGGAGGACGTCTGCCGCACAACCATCGTCGACGCCCTCACCCTCGCCATCGCGGCCGTCATCCCGGCGCCCGCCGTCGAGCTCCCCTCCGAGGCGCGCatcgcggtggccggcgacgagctcttCCTTCTCGTCAAGTCCAAGTGGATGTACCTCTTCGGCGACGACATCGACTTCTCCAAGGTCTTTCGGGTGGATCACCGCAGCGTTGACTCGGCCTGGCAGGAGCTCACCGGCATCGGCGGCCGCGCCCTGTTCGTCGATTCCCTCCACGGGTTCGCCATGGAGACCGCGGGATTCGAGAACCTCGAGGGCAACACCATCTACTCCGTGACCACCAAGGAGGTGAATGATCGGCGTTCCACCACGGTGAAGTATAGCGTGTCGGTGTTCAGCCTGGAGCACCGGAGCTCCAAGAAGCTCGCTTGCCGCCTCAACAAGCTGGAGATGGCCCTCCGCGGCGAGACGCCTTCCTGGATCATACCAAGCTTGAACGAAGGATGA
- the LOC127761274 gene encoding transcription factor bHLH110-like — MRLHAGAVQLQYFMPQQGAAAAAAADHHQADSATACSASTSPAAAAAATMWEYHHQLSTHAALQPSSSFPYSYWSPYSGSTALAGSAFAADSSSSSTDVMRLPAAGEHAHGHGWSHGELSNSTTGGGYRENFLDLLASKNVTPEMFEEVPASEHYNVAPAGTTLTTTARSFDHHARSDVSPIKYEIAGSPLYLGGTNTVLQVQDMTMMSSTPACYGEHHHHHHHQLTKDGSCNHQQQEQHELAISPMASFLQQISSGSASVGVHNSSLDYSGLGDQPDKICCQDGREMEASPFGMRSLPDLGSFAGYTPAIESTSVQPYMRCANSSDSNRQEQETVPARSSSSGSGAAATDRKKRKSEERQESTVKKSKQEASKASPPKQPVPKVKLGEKITALQQIVSPFGKTDTASVLFETIKYIKFLHEQVQLLSEPYTNSSRSNKQGNSVPWGDQAEASKGETMEHDLRNRGLCLVPVSWTPEVYRDGNAMDYWTPAYRGCLYR; from the exons ATGCGTCTGCACGCCGGCGCAGTGCAACTCCAGTATTTCATGCCCCAgcagggagccgccgccgccgccgccgccgaccaccaccaGGCCGACTCGGCTACCGCGTGCAGCGCCTCcacttcgccggccgccgccgccgccgccaccatgtgGGAGTATCATCACCAGCTGTCGACGCACGCGGCCTTGCAGCCCTCGTCCTCTTTTCCCTACAGTTACTGGAGCCCCTACtccgggtcgacggcgctcgCCGGCTCGGCCTtcgccgccgactcctcctcgtcgtcgaccgACGTCATGCGTCTCCCGGCTGCCGGCGAGCACGCCCACGGACACGGCTGGAGCCACGGCGAACT AAGCAAcagcaccaccggcggcggctacaGGGAGAACTTCCTCGATCTGCTCGCGTCGAAGAACGTGACGCCGGAAATGTTCGAGGAAGTCCCCGCCTCCGAGCACTACAATGTCGCACCCGCGGGGACGACCCTGACGACGACGGCACGGTCGTTCGATCATCATGCTCGCTCCGACGTCTCGCCGATCAAGTACGAgatcgccggctcgccgctgtACTTGGGTGGCACTAACACCGTCCTCCAGGTCCAGGACATGACCATGATGAGTAGCACGCCAGCATGCTACGgcgaacaccaccaccaccaccatcatcagCTGACGAAGGATGGCAGCTGCAACcatcagcagcaggagcagcacgAGCTTGCGATTAGCCCCATGGCCTCATTTCTGCAGCAAATAAGCTCCGGCAGTGCTAGCGTTGGCGTGCACAACAGTAGCCTGGATTATTCAGGCTTAGGAGATCAGCCTGACAAGATTTGCTGCCAGGACGGCCGGGAAATGGAGGCTAGTCCTTTTGGCATGAGGAGCTTGCCGGATCTTGGGTCATTCGCCGGCTACACGCCGGCCATCGAGTCGACGTCGGTGCAACCGTACATGAGATGCGCCAATTCGTCTGACAGCAATCGACAAGAACAGGAGACTGTCCCG GCAAGGAGTAGTAGCAGCGgcagtggagcggcggcgactgATCGTAAGAAGAGGAAGTCAGAGGAAAGGCAGGAAAGCACTGTCAAGAAGTCCAAGCAAGAGGCTTCCAAAGCATCACCTCCTAAG CAACCAGTGCCTAAAGTAAAGCTAGGGGAGAAGATCACAGCACTTCAGCAAATCGTTTCGCCGTTTGGGAAG ACGGATACAGCATCGGTACTGTTTGAAACGATCAAGTATATCAAGTTTCTGCACGAACAAGTACAG TTGCTAAGTGAGCCGTACACGAACTCCAGCAGGAGCAACAAGCAG GGTAACAGCGTTCCATGGGGAGATCAAGCAGAAGCGAGCAAGGGAGAGACGATGGAGCATGACCTGAGGAATAGGGGGCTTTGCTTGGTGCCTGTCTCGTGGACGCCCGAAGTGTACCGGGATGGCAACGCGATGGACTACTGGACGCCGGCGTACCGGGGCTGCCTGTACCGGTGA